The genomic stretch taaaataataaagaatatactttttggtgtaatttttggtATTGCGGttggaatggaaaaaaaaatgatgctaAGATTCCTTAGTTTTGGTGTTGGTGCAATACTATATATGATGTTGATCCTACACCATATATCACTCCAATGAGACTCTAAATGGGATTGCAAAATGGTGTACATGAACGTCACGACATTATTGATGTGATACTATTCACTACggcatttttttctttttgtgttttatattagtattttatatatataaatatatgtatattatttaatttgtaagataaaataatataatattataatatgtacTTTGTGGAGAATATAATAAtgttaatatattttttagtattGTGGTtggattgaaaaaaaaatatggcaTTAAAATTACTTCATTTTAATGTTAGTTCAATCAAATTTTAGTGTTAATGGTTGGGGTTGCCTGAGATATAAATGCAATttaagaagagaaaatgaaaatgtcaaatcaataaaaagaacaaaaataGTGTATAATACTTTACATTTGAGTACCACTATTGTAGACTCAACAGCAAAATTGAACATTGTAGTTAAAACCAACTTTAGCTTTATCTTTCTTGTAATTCCTAATTGAGTTTATAGATTCTATATGAAGAAATAGCATAACACAGAGCAGAGCAGGAAAGCAACATTTGACTTGCAATTTTTGTGGTCTGCTGTTAAAGTGTTTGACCAACAATAGCAATGTTGGTAACAAAGCAAAGAAAATCAATCCAAAGAGACAACAAGTAGTTGTTTTCCAATGTTGCCACCGGTGAAGAGCTTTACACATACACAATCTTGCCTTGTTCGATTGATGTAAGGCAGAACAAATTCATAAGATTATGCACACCAACACCATCATCCTCATCAGGTTATTGTACTGCGAGATCATTCCACAAACAGCAATTCGAGCATGGGTTCTGGTGTTTTGTAGAacagatccaatccaatccaatccaatcaaaacaacataaaTGATATCAATACTTGCACATACACGACATGTTTCAACTCTTCAAAGCTGCATCATCCAAGTCAGGCTCTTGTTTATAATCGAAACTCGATTTGTTCTTCGACAACTCAACTTTTTCTTTGCTTCCAGCACTCGCAACAGCTTTGCAAACTGCCCAACAAGCTGACCAACTCCTCATGCTGCTGCAGAAATGAACACATATTCCCCTTTTTTGGATAGCAAATCTCGAAGAAACCAGCATAACCAGTCATACCAGGCATACCTGGACACATTcatgtttatttttgtttaagaaaaCAAAAGATAACATTATATataagaggaggaggaggaagaggcctTCTTGTTTTGGTTCTTCGTACAGAATCCCATGAAGGGATCAAAAGATAAGTAAAGATTCTTCACCAGAACCCCATTTGGAAGCATCTTGAGGAAGCTTAAGTTGGATAGTGGAAGATGTTATGACCATGTCTGTCTCATTCTTTGGGAAAATCACACACAAAGTCCTTGAGCAACACCTGCTTATTCCTCACTTCCCCCATTGCAACTCACTCTTTTGCCAATAGAATTAGCTTTCAATATTAAAGCCAATACAAACAAAAAGTGGttgatattttatatatatattatatatatatatatttgtgatggAAATGTGTTGTACGTTACATATGCTGACAAACTGAATCAACTAGAATCATATGGCTGTACTAGGTGGTCCTAGAtacatggatatatatatatatagttaacaAGGTCTAGTCTAGTGCCTTGGAGTCAAGCGCGCATTCAAAGGATGCTTCATGACGGTGGTGAACTCCTGTGCCTCAGACAAATCAACTTCATCAACCTTATTCCACTCAAACTTCCAAACCAAATTGGCCACAAAATACTCCAAATGAAGCATGGCCAGACCAGAGCCAGGGCATATCCTCCTCCCCGCCCCAAAAGGCATCATCTTTATCTCCCTATTCCCAGTTATATCAAACTCAACCTTACTATCATCACCAACCAGAAACCTCTCTGGCTTGAACGCCATGGGATCCTCCCACACCTTTGGGTCCCATCCCATCTCCGCCACCATGAAGTTGACAGTTGCCTTCTTCGGCACCACATGTCCACCCACCACAATATCCTCACTCACCGCGTGCGGCACCACAAAGTGCGCCGGCGGGTGGCGCCTCAGCCCTTCCAATGTCACAGCTTTCAAATAAGGCATCTTCTGCAAATCCTCCTCTTTAATCTCCACTCTTCTTCCACCATCATCATTTCCTACCACTCCTTTTATTTCCTCATAAATCTTCTCTTGAATCTGGGGATATTTCACTACATTGGCCATGATCCACTGCAGTGCCGTGGAGGTCGTGTCAGTGCCAGCGTTCAGAAACTCAGAGCTCAAGCTCACCATTTCTCCGATATCAAGCTTCCTCTTCTCCTCTGGTAGCTCCAGACCCAGTAAAGTATCCACATAGCAAAGCAcgaaatcatcatcatcattggtAGCAACCTTGGCTTCCTCAACCTTCTTCCGGGAATTGATGAGGGGCACCAGAACCTCACGTAGGTCATCGCGGATCTGCAACAACTCCAGCCACCGCTTTCTGAATAGAATTTTGGTTAAACTTGGTAAGAAATTGAGTATGTTGTAGCGTGAGAAGGCCAGCAGCAATCGACGTTGAACGGCCTCGATTTCTTTGATCTTCGACTCCTCAAGCTTGTCGCCGAAGCACATCAAAACCAAGAGGCAAAACATGGCGTACTGGAAGTGATCTATTATGCGGGCACCAACGGCGGCGCTTTGAGCATCGGATTCGAGGCGTTTGAAGAGAATATCGAGAACCCATTTGCGAGCGCGAGAATAGGACTTGGCCCGCGAAGGGTGGAGGATCTCGGAAGTGATGTTGCGGCGGAGCAGGCGCCAGGTTGGGCCGTACCCGGCGGAGTTGATGTTGTGCTGGTCGCTGTTAAAGATTTTAGTGGTGGTGACAGCAGGAGGGCGGTCGGCGAATACGGCGCCGTTGTGTATGAGGGCTTCGTGGGCGAGGTGACGGTCAGCGATGAAAACGGTTCGGCGGGAGCCGATGCAGAGAGAGACAACGGGGCCGTACTTGGCGTGGAGGTTGCGGAGGATGGGCTCGAGGTCGATGAATGATTTTCCGAGGAATACGATGTTGCCGATTAAGGGAATGGTGAAGGGTCCCGGAGGGAGAGTTGGGGTTCTTCTGGAAATGAATTTGAGAAGGAAGAGagggatgaggatgaggatgaggatgagCCACCACCAACCACCGCCACTGACTTCCATTGATGAGTTTTCCTTCACTCTGGTGTGCAGGGTGTTACTTTGAGTCTCTCAAGTAAGCttatttatatatactagattATGCGTGGAATATGCACGTGCATAAATTTATAGAAGCAAAGTGCAATATGCACacgttttatttataaaatttattaattatttttattaaatttatattaatattatataaattttaaataaatatcatattttaattaaataatttatttatttttgtttaagtttatgtttgttctagtttttgaatttagaaAGGACAATAGAAGATcatatataatatgtttattgtaatattaaatattatgcgtggaatttaaatttaagtttcttgctatttttttttttaaaaaaaaaaagtaatttgttgttaattcacagtagattatattatatatttaatatgatcttattctaataagtgagtttaagtttaattaaattaagttataatcttattatttttaaataattatcattataaaatatctcaaaaatatcatatgttaatttatttaattatttattatttttaaataattattattgtataatatctcaaaaatattttttttaattttttaatttttaatttaattaattacaaactaccattaattataaaaatattccgttaaaattaactttaaaaaaataaaa from Humulus lupulus chromosome 5, drHumLupu1.1, whole genome shotgun sequence encodes the following:
- the LOC133834186 gene encoding cytochrome P450 89A2-like, with protein sequence MEVSGGGWWWLILILILIPLFLLKFISRRTPTLPPGPFTIPLIGNIVFLGKSFIDLEPILRNLHAKYGPVVSLCIGSRRTVFIADRHLAHEALIHNGAVFADRPPAVTTTKIFNSDQHNINSAGYGPTWRLLRRNITSEILHPSRAKSYSRARKWVLDILFKRLESDAQSAAVGARIIDHFQYAMFCLLVLMCFGDKLEESKIKEIEAVQRRLLLAFSRYNILNFLPSLTKILFRKRWLELLQIRDDLREVLVPLINSRKKVEEAKVATNDDDDFVLCYVDTLLGLELPEEKRKLDIGEMVSLSSEFLNAGTDTTSTALQWIMANVVKYPQIQEKIYEEIKGVVGNDDGGRRVEIKEEDLQKMPYLKAVTLEGLRRHPPAHFVVPHAVSEDIVVGGHVVPKKATVNFMVAEMGWDPKVWEDPMAFKPERFLVGDDSKVEFDITGNREIKMMPFGAGRRICPGSGLAMLHLEYFVANLVWKFEWNKVDEVDLSEAQEFTTVMKHPLNARLTPRH